In Ruania zhangjianzhongii, the following proteins share a genomic window:
- a CDS encoding alpha/beta fold hydrolase, with protein sequence MTALYTDFDEIHPATQSPSAQANAPHRPVLMLHGGNVAGWMWGAHLARLSDRTVLTPDTPGFGKNAELGWPGIKAVTDRFADQVRALDQGPADVVGLSMGGIITLYLAARHPDVVASAFVTGASVLPYPGWMRASNAVQIAVWESPRYWRGVARGVGLTGDDAAHYVEQGQVITRSTMRAVTSWVNPGIPPEVLRTITVPLLGVAGSREPAYFRRSLHALRAAVPHAETRLVPGVHHIWTVEAPELFDDVLGAWIDGGVHPELEPLPRR encoded by the coding sequence CAACGCGCCGCACCGTCCGGTGCTGATGTTGCACGGCGGGAATGTCGCCGGGTGGATGTGGGGGGCACACCTGGCCCGGCTGAGCGATCGCACGGTGCTCACCCCGGACACGCCGGGATTCGGGAAGAACGCCGAGCTGGGCTGGCCCGGTATCAAGGCGGTCACCGACCGGTTCGCCGATCAGGTGCGCGCACTCGATCAGGGGCCGGCCGACGTCGTGGGCCTATCCATGGGCGGCATCATCACGCTGTATCTCGCGGCCCGGCACCCGGACGTCGTGGCATCGGCGTTCGTCACTGGAGCCTCGGTGCTGCCCTACCCGGGGTGGATGCGTGCGAGTAACGCCGTCCAGATCGCCGTGTGGGAGTCCCCGCGATACTGGCGTGGGGTCGCGCGCGGTGTCGGGCTGACCGGCGATGATGCCGCCCACTACGTGGAGCAGGGTCAGGTGATCACCCGCTCCACGATGCGGGCGGTCACCTCATGGGTGAACCCGGGGATTCCGCCAGAGGTGCTCCGGACGATCACCGTGCCCCTGCTCGGCGTCGCCGGGTCACGGGAGCCGGCGTACTTCCGCCGCTCACTCCATGCCCTGCGGGCCGCCGTGCCCCATGCCGAGACCCGTCTTGTGCCGGGAGTGCACCACATCTGGACCGTCGAGGCCCCTGAACTATTCGATGATGTGCTCGGTGCGTGGATCGACGGCGGGGTGCACCCGGAGCTGGAACCGTTGCCGCGCCGCTGA
- a CDS encoding TetR/AcrR family transcriptional regulator yields the protein MNSPRQRLPAAERRASILAAAVEVFGARGYTAATTDAIAQIAGISQAYVIRTFGSKEALFIATAERVVDQVAEVFRGVLAESGDVAQDRIEPRLGDAYVRLAEDRGALVTLLHLFTLGQDPVIGPVAREGFLRIYTILRDEAGLSAARATAFLANGMLVSTILGLRLPSRSDDPMVAELLSATFRENTGLVTDLFGDGQLSSDSSAPR from the coding sequence ATGAACTCACCACGGCAACGCCTGCCTGCCGCCGAGCGGCGCGCATCGATCCTGGCCGCTGCAGTGGAGGTCTTCGGCGCACGCGGTTACACCGCGGCAACTACCGACGCGATCGCCCAGATTGCCGGTATCAGCCAGGCCTACGTGATCCGCACCTTCGGTTCGAAGGAAGCCCTGTTCATCGCCACCGCCGAGCGGGTAGTGGACCAGGTCGCCGAAGTATTCCGTGGCGTCCTCGCCGAGTCGGGCGACGTAGCACAGGATCGGATCGAGCCACGACTCGGTGACGCGTACGTGCGCCTGGCCGAGGATCGCGGCGCTCTGGTCACTCTGCTGCACCTGTTCACCCTCGGACAAGACCCCGTGATCGGGCCTGTGGCGCGGGAGGGCTTCCTGCGCATCTACACGATCCTGCGGGACGAGGCCGGCCTCTCCGCCGCCCGCGCGACCGCCTTCCTAGCCAACGGCATGCTGGTCAGCACGATTCTCGGGCTCCGGCTCCCGAGCCGGAGCGACGATCCGATGGTCGCCGAACTCTTGAGCGCAACGTTCCGAGAGAACACCGGCCTCGTCACCGACCTCTTCGGCGACGGCCAGCTCTCATCAGACAGCTCCGCACCACGGTGA